One genomic region from Prevotella sp. Rep29 encodes:
- a CDS encoding glycoside hydrolase family 130 protein, giving the protein MSNLKIQGQPLPNMPWEERPADCKNVMWRYSKNPIIPRDLLATSNSIFNSAVVPFKDGYAGVFRCDDTNRRMTLHAGFSKNGIDWKINEETIRFECDIEGVKEWVYGYDPRVCFIDDRYYVTWCNGYHGPTIGVAWTFDFETFHQVENAFLPYNRNGVMFPRKINGNFAMLSRPSDTGHTPFGDIFYSESPDLEFWGRHRHVMSPAPFEVSAWQCMKIGAGSIPIETSEGWLMFYHGVLRSCNGYVYAFGSALLDLEKPWIATHRSGPYLISPQTPYECMGDVPNVCFPCAALHDPETDRVAVYYGCADTVTSLAFGRISEIVAFTKRTSII; this is encoded by the coding sequence ATGAGCAACTTAAAGATTCAGGGGCAGCCATTGCCCAATATGCCGTGGGAAGAGCGCCCGGCAGATTGCAAGAACGTGATGTGGCGTTATTCCAAGAACCCCATCATTCCGCGCGATTTACTCGCTACATCGAACAGTATTTTCAACAGCGCCGTCGTTCCCTTCAAAGACGGCTATGCCGGTGTGTTCCGTTGCGACGATACCAACCGCCGCATGACCCTTCATGCAGGTTTCAGCAAGAACGGCATCGACTGGAAAATCAACGAGGAGACGATACGTTTCGAGTGCGATATCGAAGGCGTGAAGGAGTGGGTATATGGCTACGACCCGCGCGTCTGTTTCATCGACGACCGCTATTACGTCACGTGGTGCAACGGCTACCACGGTCCTACGATTGGCGTAGCGTGGACCTTCGACTTCGAGACGTTCCATCAGGTGGAAAACGCCTTCCTGCCTTACAATCGCAACGGCGTGATGTTCCCCAGGAAAATCAACGGCAACTTTGCCATGCTCAGCCGTCCGAGCGATACGGGGCATACTCCTTTTGGCGACATCTTCTATAGCGAGTCGCCCGACTTGGAGTTTTGGGGTCGCCACCGCCACGTCATGTCGCCCGCACCCTTCGAAGTGAGCGCATGGCAATGTATGAAAATCGGTGCCGGTTCCATACCTATCGAGACCTCTGAGGGCTGGCTGATGTTCTATCATGGCGTTCTCCGCTCCTGCAACGGCTACGTCTATGCCTTCGGTTCGGCGTTGCTCGACTTGGAAAAACCGTGGATAGCCACTCATCGTTCAGGACCTTACCTGATTTCTCCGCAGACGCCATACGAATGTATGGGCGACGTGCCGAACGTATGCTTCCCGTGTGCAGCCCTTCACGACCCCGAGACCGACAGGGTGGCAGTCTATTACGGCTGTGCCGACACGGTTACGTCATTGGCTTTCGGCCGCATTTCCGAAATCGTAGCGTTCACCAAGCGCACAAGCATCATCTAA
- a CDS encoding MFS transporter: protein MGMPFVVLNMVCALMYKGMGVSDTQIAFWTSLIMLPWTLKPLWSPFLEIYKTKKFFVVLTQVLSGVMFALVAMALHLPDFFVITIALLAVVAISGATHDIAADGTYMSVLSKDEQARWIGWQGAFYNIAKIAATGGLVYLAGVLKDMVGVTKSWMIVMLAIGILMIILGVYHYSMLPQDRQAVSKKRGLAETWHELWRVLTEFFKKKHIVYYIFFIILYRFAEGFVMKIVPLFLKAPRAEQGLGLTEQQIGLCYGTFGAAAFVLGSILAGYYIAHRGLQKSLFSLAVVFNLPFVAYTLLAIYQPESLWLIGSGIVIEYFGYGFGFVGLTLFMMQQIAPGEHQMSHYAFASGIMNLGVMLPGMMSGAISDWLGYKMFFVFVLFCTIPALLITWFVPFTYSDNKNITEK, encoded by the coding sequence ATGGGAATGCCCTTCGTGGTGCTGAACATGGTGTGTGCGCTGATGTATAAGGGCATGGGTGTTTCCGATACGCAGATAGCTTTCTGGACATCACTCATCATGCTGCCGTGGACGTTGAAACCGTTGTGGAGTCCGTTTCTTGAAATCTATAAGACGAAAAAGTTTTTCGTCGTTCTGACACAAGTTCTTTCCGGTGTGATGTTTGCCTTGGTTGCCATGGCGCTCCATCTGCCCGACTTCTTCGTCATCACGATAGCGCTGTTGGCGGTTGTGGCTATCAGCGGTGCCACTCACGATATTGCAGCAGACGGAACCTACATGTCAGTCCTCTCGAAGGATGAGCAGGCGCGATGGATAGGGTGGCAAGGGGCTTTTTATAACATAGCGAAGATTGCGGCTACGGGCGGACTTGTCTATCTCGCAGGTGTGTTGAAAGACATGGTGGGAGTCACCAAGTCGTGGATGATTGTCATGTTGGCGATAGGCATTCTCATGATTATCCTGGGCGTTTACCATTATTCCATGCTGCCGCAAGACAGGCAGGCAGTGAGCAAGAAGCGCGGACTGGCAGAGACATGGCATGAGTTGTGGCGCGTGCTTACAGAGTTCTTCAAGAAGAAACACATTGTCTATTATATATTCTTCATCATTCTCTATCGCTTTGCCGAGGGATTTGTCATGAAGATTGTGCCGTTGTTCCTCAAAGCCCCTCGTGCCGAGCAAGGGTTGGGCTTGACAGAACAGCAGATAGGCTTGTGCTACGGCACGTTCGGAGCAGCTGCTTTCGTGCTCGGTTCCATCCTGGCAGGATATTATATAGCCCATCGGGGACTTCAGAAGTCGCTCTTTTCGTTGGCAGTCGTCTTCAATTTGCCGTTCGTGGCTTATACCCTTTTGGCTATCTATCAGCCCGAGAGTCTTTGGTTGATAGGCAGCGGTATTGTCATAGAGTATTTTGGCTATGGCTTCGGCTTCGTAGGGCTTACTCTTTTCATGATGCAGCAGATAGCTCCGGGCGAGCACCAGATGTCGCATTATGCCTTTGCGAGCGGCATCATGAACCTTGGCGTCATGCTTCCCGGCATGATGAGTGGTGCCATCAGCGATTGGCTTGGCTACAAGATGTTTTTCGTCTTCGTACTCTTCTGCACCATTCCCGCCCTTCTCATCACATGGTTTGTACCTTTTACGTATTCAGATAACAAAAACATAACAGAAAAATGA